A genomic region of Nymphaea colorata isolate Beijing-Zhang1983 chromosome 2, ASM883128v2, whole genome shotgun sequence contains the following coding sequences:
- the LOC116248253 gene encoding transcription factor bHLH148-like — MTPENVSDEPTPPKPAEEEPNVAGDGEGVGSSGGSRWRTSPEQRSYTQRLLKALRSAGGDATPADGVSRSFAVKEAADSALAMSAKGRSRWSRAILARWRRRRERFMSRKIRRVSLRRRTAMMEPSPSVPAAENALRTPAKRKRGGKEESVVDDRLRTLGRLIPGGQKLGAPALLEEAGDYIAALEMQVKAMGVLENLLSAAAPARP, encoded by the coding sequence ATGACGCCGGAAAATGTTTCCGATGAACCCACCCCTCCGAAACCGGCGGAAGAGGAGCCGAACGTGGCGGGCGATGGAGAAGGGGTGGGATCGTCTGGGGGCTCCCGGTGGAGGACGAGTCCGGAGCAGCGGAGCTACACGCAGAGGCTTCTGAAGGCGCTGCGATCCGCGGGAGGGGATGCGACCCCTGCGGACGGCGTTTCGCGGTCTTTCGCCGTCAAGGAGGCCGCGGATTCCGCCCTTGCGATGTCTGCGAAGGGGCGTTCGCGGTGGAGCCGGGCGATCCTGGCTCGGTGGCGCCGTCGGAGGGAGCGCTTCATGTCGCGGAAGATTCGGCGGGTGTCGTTGCGCAGGAGAACGGCGATGATGGAGCCTTCGCCCTCCGTGCCTGCGGCGGAGAACGCTCTTCGGACCCCGGCCAAGAGGAAGCGCGGAGGGAAGGAGGAGTCCGTGGTCGATGACCGGCTGAGGACGCTGGGGAGGCTGATCCCCGGTGGCCAGAAGCTCGGCGCCCCGGCGCTCCTCGAGGAGGCGGGTGACTACATCGCAGCGTTGGAGATGCAAGTTAAGGCGATGGGCGTGCTGGAGAACCTCCTTTCAGCGGCGGCGCCGGCCCGACCCTGA
- the LOC116248674 gene encoding succinate dehydrogenase assembly factor 1, mitochondrial — MAKLSGLQKQVVSLYRGFLRAARSKGGEERRRIEAVVSGEFRRNSTSVDRKDFLYIEYLLRRGKKQLDQLSDPQTVGLFSRHVG, encoded by the coding sequence ATGGCGAAGCTGTCTGGGTTGCAGAAGCAGGTGGTCAGCCTATACCGCGGATTCTTACGGGCGGCGCGGTCGAAGGGCGGCGAGGAGCGTCGGAGAATCGAGGCAGTCGTCTCGGGGGAGTTCCGGCGGAACTCTACCTCCGTCGACCGGAAAGACTTCCTCTACATCGAGTACCTGCTCCGGAGGGGGAAGAAGCAGCTGGATCAGCTTAGTGACCCCCAAACTGTAGGCCTATTTTCCCGCCACGTCGGTTGA